From a region of the bacterium genome:
- a CDS encoding thioredoxin family protein: MLFFLALPLAAQDTKSVTVSKDTITAKAATKSKTKTAVKKKTVAKTDSLKTKPIKPPKLVDLGAGKCIPCKMMAPILEELKKDYAGKLEVVFIDVWQNADEGSKYKIRVIPTQIFYSPEGKELFRHEGFYSREDILAKWKELGYEFKK; this comes from the coding sequence ATGCTCTTCTTTCTTGCCCTTCCCTTGGCGGCGCAGGACACCAAGTCTGTTACGGTGAGCAAAGACACCATAACCGCCAAGGCCGCAACAAAAAGCAAAACGAAGACCGCGGTTAAAAAGAAAACGGTTGCCAAGACCGACAGCCTGAAAACCAAGCCGATCAAGCCTCCCAAGCTGGTGGACCTGGGGGCCGGGAAATGCATTCCCTGCAAGATGATGGCTCCGATCCTGGAAGAGCTGAAAAAAGATTACGCGGGAAAATTGGAGGTGGTGTTCATAGACGTCTGGCAGAATGCCGACGAAGGCAGCAAGTACAAGATCCGGGTGATCCCCACCCAGATATTCTACAGTCCCGAGGGAAAGGAGCTGTTTCGCCACGAGGGCTTTTATTCCCGGGAGGATATTTTGGCCAAGTGGAAGGAACTGGGTTACGAGTTCAAGAAATGA
- a CDS encoding thioredoxin family protein yields MKIQILGTGCPKCKTLTANAEKAVKELGIEAEIVKVSELKDIMAFGVMMTPALAIDGVVKSTGHLLSPEQIKKLIS; encoded by the coding sequence ATGAAGATCCAGATCCTGGGCACCGGCTGCCCCAAATGCAAGACCCTGACCGCCAACGCCGAGAAGGCGGTCAAAGAACTGGGCATAGAAGCGGAGATCGTCAAGGTCTCGGAACTGAAGGATATCATGGCCTTCGGGGTGATGATGACCCCGGCCCTGGCCATTGACGGCGTGGTCAAGTCCACCGGGCATCTGCTTTCGCCGGAGCAGATAAAGAAACTGATCTCCTGA
- a CDS encoding cation diffusion facilitator family transporter codes for MSHEHKHDHRADSLKGLKWTLVLTALLILVEFLGGWLSGSLALVSDAGHMLTDVLALGLSLLAIRFATTPANAKKTYGFYRLEILAALLNGVTLIVLSGYIFYEAWQRFSSPSEIKSGLMIIVALAGLAVNIAGFFVLRASSKDNLNVRGAFLHVVGDLLSSVAVIIGGLIIRFTGWLLIDPVLSVLIGIMILKGAYGLVKESVDILLEAAPAGIESAEIEKALSGIKGVKALHHLHVWSLSSGIHALSAHVQIEDQMTSQSDALLAEIQELLEHKFGILHTTIQFECTECNGVNCHITETKNSCGHK; via the coding sequence ATGTCACACGAGCACAAACACGATCACCGGGCTGACAGCCTGAAAGGGCTGAAGTGGACCCTGGTCCTGACCGCGCTTCTGATTCTGGTGGAGTTCCTGGGCGGCTGGCTGTCGGGTTCATTAGCCCTGGTCTCCGACGCCGGCCACATGCTGACCGACGTGCTGGCGCTGGGCCTGTCATTGCTGGCCATCCGCTTTGCCACCACTCCGGCCAACGCCAAAAAGACCTACGGCTTCTACCGGCTGGAGATCCTGGCGGCCCTGCTGAACGGGGTGACCCTGATAGTCCTCTCGGGGTATATCTTCTACGAAGCCTGGCAGAGGTTCAGTTCGCCATCAGAGATCAAGAGCGGACTGATGATCATTGTGGCCCTGGCCGGGCTGGCCGTCAATATTGCCGGGTTCTTTGTCCTGCGGGCCTCCAGCAAGGATAATCTCAACGTGCGGGGCGCCTTTCTGCACGTGGTGGGCGACCTGCTGTCCTCGGTGGCGGTGATCATAGGCGGGCTTATCATCCGCTTCACCGGCTGGCTGTTGATAGACCCGGTATTGAGCGTCCTGATAGGGATCATGATACTGAAGGGGGCCTACGGGCTGGTGAAGGAATCGGTGGACATCCTGCTGGAGGCCGCTCCGGCGGGGATCGAGAGCGCGGAGATCGAAAAGGCCCTAAGCGGGATCAAAGGCGTCAAAGCCCTGCACCATCTGCACGTCTGGAGCCTGTCCTCGGGGATCCACGCCTTAAGCGCCCATGTGCAGATAGAGGACCAGATGACCAGCCAGAGCGATGCCCTGCTGGCAGAGATCCAGGAATTGCTGGAGCATAAATTCGGAATACTGCACACCACCATCCAGTTCGAATGCACAGAGTGCAACGGGGTGAACTGCCACATAACGGAAACAAAGAACAGCTGCGGCCACAAATAA
- a CDS encoding 4Fe-4S binding protein, giving the protein MNKNHPIVNKSLCNGCGACIQACCKKVYELIKGKAAVKNADECCGTGEKCLPACPTGAISFPEKKEGKTECSCSCGSGSSCC; this is encoded by the coding sequence ATGAATAAGAATCATCCGATCGTCAACAAATCACTCTGCAACGGCTGCGGGGCCTGCATTCAGGCCTGCTGCAAAAAGGTCTATGAGCTGATCAAGGGCAAGGCCGCGGTCAAGAACGCAGACGAATGCTGCGGCACCGGGGAAAAATGCCTGCCAGCCTGCCCCACCGGGGCAATTTCCTTCCCGGAAAAGAAAGAAGGAAAGACAGAGTGCTCCTGCAGTTGCGGCTCGGGGTCTTCCTGCTGTTAA
- a CDS encoding rhodanese-like domain-containing protein gives MTHLSGSEALETAKNGGLLVDLRAPVETDYKKFDLPEVLYIPAPELETRLAELPKDRPLIIADSVGLRSKEAVRYLMEHGFTNAANLNGGILDWEHDGMPIKVDDSKKLSGSCTCRLRPPGK, from the coding sequence ATGACGCATCTTTCCGGAAGCGAGGCCCTGGAGACCGCCAAAAATGGCGGGCTTTTGGTGGATCTGCGGGCTCCGGTCGAGACAGATTACAAGAAGTTCGACCTGCCGGAGGTGCTCTACATCCCCGCCCCGGAACTGGAAACCCGCCTGGCCGAGCTGCCGAAAGACCGCCCCCTGATCATAGCCGATTCGGTGGGGCTGCGCAGCAAGGAGGCGGTAAGGTATCTGATGGAACATGGTTTCACCAATGCCGCCAACCTCAACGGCGGGATACTGGACTGGGAACACGACGGTATGCCGATCAAGGTTGACGACAGCAAAAAACTCTCCGGCTCCTGCACCTGCAGGCTGCGGCCGCCGGGGAAGTAG